Proteins encoded in a region of the Planococcus shixiaomingii genome:
- a CDS encoding flagellar protein FlgN: MLQSVVKTLDELIVIQKQLIDFAEQKQTILIERNINELNLLVKQEAKLIKQLGRLDQERERLVNAVLENYPGLSFSQFIEVLSDKEMKHELRSCIEALQEVIAELQAKNRVNERLLQDSMNFVQHMIEQVTKTKNQNFNYQSPLAQQKSQTSSRGFFDTKA; encoded by the coding sequence ATGCTTCAATCGGTCGTAAAGACATTAGATGAACTGATTGTCATACAAAAACAACTAATCGATTTTGCGGAACAAAAACAAACGATTTTAATTGAACGCAATATCAATGAGTTGAATTTATTAGTTAAACAAGAAGCGAAGCTGATCAAGCAGCTTGGCCGATTAGACCAAGAGCGCGAACGGCTTGTAAATGCAGTGTTGGAAAACTATCCGGGCCTTTCGTTCAGCCAATTCATCGAAGTATTGTCGGATAAAGAAATGAAACACGAGTTGCGGTCGTGCATAGAGGCGTTGCAAGAAGTAATAGCCGAACTGCAAGCGAAAAACCGTGTTAATGAGCGGCTTTTGCAAGACTCGATGAATTTTGTTCAGCACATGATTGAACAAGTAACCAAAACGAAAAATCAAAATTTCAATTACCAATCTCCACTAGCGCAACAAAAATCACAAACTAGCAGCCGCGGCTTTTTTGATACAAAAGCTTGA
- a CDS encoding flagellar basal body-associated FliL family protein, with protein sequence MILIIIIIALLAGGGFLYFMKTGEAADKKPSAEELAERSVDTDIITTNLATPDHFGIVQFNIQLDSKKAKEETEKRTPEIRAAIISTVAGMTKEQMVGKDGITLLEEELYVKLNKMVSSGKVERVLVTEFKVQ encoded by the coding sequence ATGATTCTCATCATTATTATCATAGCGTTGCTAGCTGGCGGAGGGTTCTTGTATTTTATGAAGACTGGCGAAGCGGCAGATAAAAAGCCATCTGCAGAAGAATTGGCAGAACGCAGTGTCGACACGGATATTATCACGACGAACTTGGCGACGCCTGACCATTTCGGCATCGTGCAATTCAATATCCAACTGGATAGTAAAAAAGCAAAAGAGGAAACTGAAAAGCGAACGCCTGAAATCCGCGCGGCCATTATTTCTACGGTAGCCGGAATGACTAAAGAACAAATGGTCGGAAAAGACGGCATTACCCTTCTCGAAGAAGAGTTATATGTGAAACTCAACAAGATGGTGTCATCCGGCAAAGTCGAACGCGTTTTGGTGACCGAGTTTAAAGTACAATAA
- a CDS encoding TIGR03826 family flagellar region protein has protein sequence MDSNRLKNCTICGRLFLQVHTDHCLDCYKNIEQDYERVSEFLKNDQNRMATIAEVTEATGVSSKRMTEFIREGRIFADDYPNLGYACSRCGKMIKKQLLCNTCFDDFATDVNRVLKSEKVTDSMVQKQQPRKERGYWHVKNSK, from the coding sequence ATGGATTCAAACCGCTTAAAGAATTGTACCATTTGCGGCAGATTGTTTTTGCAAGTGCATACCGATCACTGCCTGGATTGTTATAAAAATATAGAGCAAGATTATGAACGCGTCAGCGAATTTTTGAAAAACGATCAAAACCGAATGGCTACTATTGCGGAAGTGACTGAAGCTACCGGTGTTTCCAGTAAGCGAATGACAGAGTTTATTCGAGAAGGCCGCATCTTCGCCGACGATTACCCGAACTTGGGTTACGCGTGCTCGCGTTGTGGTAAAATGATAAAAAAACAATTATTATGCAATACGTGCTTCGATGATTTTGCGACTGACGTCAATCGCGTCTTGAAAAGCGAAAAAGTCACTGACAGCATGGTTCAGAAACAACAGCCGCGTAAAGAGCGAGGCTATTGGCATGTAAAGAACAGCAAATAA
- a CDS encoding flagellar protein FliT, whose amino-acid sequence MNGYQHELSELLALTEEVFGQAQTIRSNMNENEEDSLEEIPALFERRGQAIERLDAFIQTKAFQWSEQDQKIIKQLQEIEHKLQPLINNLYESFSQQMKRISQTKQVSKKYIGAYQTTATDGSFIDKRN is encoded by the coding sequence ATGAACGGCTATCAACATGAGTTAAGCGAATTGTTGGCGCTGACTGAAGAAGTTTTCGGCCAAGCTCAAACAATTCGGTCGAATATGAATGAGAACGAAGAAGACAGTTTGGAAGAAATTCCAGCGCTTTTTGAAAGAAGAGGGCAGGCAATAGAGCGGTTAGACGCTTTTATTCAAACTAAAGCCTTTCAGTGGTCAGAACAAGACCAAAAGATAATTAAGCAATTGCAGGAAATAGAGCATAAGCTGCAGCCGCTGATCAACAATTTGTACGAGTCATTCTCCCAGCAGATGAAACGGATCAGCCAAACAAAACAAGTATCGAAAAAGTACATTGGCGCTTATCAAACGACAGCGACAGATGGATCTTTTATCGATAAACGGAACTAA
- the motB gene encoding flagellar motor protein MotB translates to MKRKKKHEEHVDEAWLLPYADVLTLLLALFIVLFAASEVDSKKFEEISKSFNSELQGGAGVLESQAAIETTKETSPITKIGEDEPEKGSQEEISRLQDQKELGELQKKIESYIKEKGLDPKLQTEMTAKGLVLKIKEGVLYESGSADITKESKTIAVEISGLLVTDPPRDIFIEGHTDNVPTKLDEFPTNWELSSTRAINFMKIILENKKLDPKRFSATGYGEHQPIKSNKTAAGRAENRRVEVLISNYQQ, encoded by the coding sequence TTGAAGCGTAAAAAAAAGCATGAAGAACATGTGGATGAAGCGTGGCTATTGCCTTATGCCGATGTTTTAACGCTTTTGCTCGCATTATTTATTGTTTTATTCGCGGCCAGTGAAGTGGATTCCAAAAAGTTTGAAGAAATCTCCAAATCATTTAATAGTGAGTTGCAAGGCGGTGCCGGGGTTTTGGAGAGTCAAGCAGCTATCGAAACGACAAAAGAGACTTCTCCAATAACGAAAATTGGCGAGGATGAGCCAGAAAAAGGCAGCCAAGAAGAGATCTCCCGGCTTCAAGACCAGAAAGAACTTGGTGAGCTTCAAAAGAAAATTGAAAGCTACATTAAAGAAAAAGGATTAGATCCGAAGCTGCAAACCGAGATGACGGCAAAAGGTTTGGTCTTAAAGATCAAAGAAGGCGTTTTATACGAGTCGGGCAGCGCGGATATCACTAAAGAATCGAAAACCATTGCGGTGGAAATTTCGGGGTTGCTCGTTACGGATCCGCCGCGGGATATCTTTATCGAAGGGCATACTGATAATGTTCCGACAAAATTGGACGAATTCCCGACAAACTGGGAACTCAGTTCAACCAGGGCAATCAATTTCATGAAAATCATTTTAGAAAACAAAAAGTTGGACCCAAAGCGGTTCAGCGCCACAGGTTACGGCGAACATCAGCCGATCAAGTCAAACAAAACTGCTGCGGGACGCGCTGAAAATCGCCGTGTAGAAGTATTGATTTCAAATTACCAACAGTAA
- a CDS encoding flagellar protein FlaG, with product MEVRHTPVVIYPQKVEAVKPIKPIQEKSEKQLDELIEQYPKEKLIDKVESMNKFLEQSTTELKYQLHEKLNVYYVQLVDSNTDEVLKEIPHKKFLDMYASMMELSGLVIDDRI from the coding sequence ATGGAAGTGAGACATACACCCGTTGTTATTTATCCGCAAAAGGTTGAGGCTGTTAAGCCGATTAAACCGATACAAGAGAAATCTGAAAAACAACTTGATGAGCTAATTGAACAATATCCGAAAGAAAAGCTTATAGATAAAGTGGAAAGCATGAATAAGTTTTTAGAGCAATCCACTACTGAATTAAAATATCAGCTGCATGAAAAACTGAATGTCTATTATGTCCAATTGGTCGATTCCAATACGGATGAAGTATTGAAAGAAATTCCGCATAAGAAATTCCTGGACATGTACGCTTCAATGATGGAATTGTCTGGGTTAGTTATAGACGATCGTATATAA
- the motA gene encoding flagellar motor stator protein MotA, which translates to MDKTSGIGVILGFVVLIGGMILKGSSPIALYNPAALVIIMGGTVACILVAFPMNEVKKVPTLFKVIFTDLKLVPIKDMIPMFTEWAMVARKEGLLSLEARSEEVEDAFLKRGLKMVVDGQSQEQIRELMEEEIAAMEERHELGAKIFSQAGTYSPTLGVLGAVIGLVSALGHLDDIALLGKSISAAFIATLFGIFMGYVLWHPFANKLKRKSEQEVRTKLIMLEGLLAVQSGLPARVVEEKLMTYLPAKDRELDEPDGVGAQVEA; encoded by the coding sequence GTGGATAAGACATCAGGAATAGGCGTAATACTCGGTTTTGTTGTACTGATCGGCGGGATGATTTTAAAAGGGTCAAGCCCGATCGCTTTATACAATCCAGCCGCACTGGTCATCATTATGGGTGGAACGGTCGCATGTATTTTAGTGGCATTTCCGATGAACGAAGTGAAGAAAGTACCGACACTTTTTAAAGTTATTTTTACCGACTTGAAACTAGTGCCGATTAAAGACATGATTCCGATGTTTACAGAATGGGCCATGGTGGCTCGAAAAGAAGGGCTTTTGTCGCTAGAAGCGCGTTCAGAAGAAGTGGAAGATGCATTTTTGAAGCGTGGCTTGAAAATGGTAGTAGACGGGCAATCGCAAGAACAAATCCGTGAATTAATGGAAGAGGAAATTGCGGCTATGGAAGAACGCCATGAACTTGGCGCGAAAATCTTCTCGCAAGCGGGGACCTACTCGCCGACACTTGGTGTATTGGGTGCCGTTATCGGGCTTGTCTCCGCACTCGGACATTTAGACGATATTGCGCTTCTTGGGAAATCGATCTCCGCGGCCTTTATTGCAACATTGTTCGGTATTTTCATGGGTTATGTATTGTGGCATCCATTCGCCAACAAACTAAAGCGAAAATCCGAACAAGAAGTAAGAACGAAGTTGATTATGCTTGAGGGGTTATTAGCCGTACAAAGCGGACTTCCGGCCCGTGTGGTTGAAGAAAAACTGATGACGTATTTGCCGGCGAAAGATCGTGAACTGGATGAGCCGGACGGAGTAGGTGCTCAAGTTGAAGCGTAA
- the fliS gene encoding flagellar export chaperone FliS — MSTINPYQAYQQNSVFTASPQELTLMLYNGCVKFIKMAKRAMLEKNFQEKNTNIIKAQNIVQELRATLDLDIEISKNMDQLYEYMYTRLVEANTKNDVEILEEVEAYTRDMRDTWKEAMGLAKGK, encoded by the coding sequence ATGTCAACAATCAATCCTTATCAGGCGTATCAGCAAAATTCAGTGTTCACCGCTTCACCGCAGGAATTGACGCTTATGCTGTATAACGGCTGTGTCAAATTTATCAAAATGGCGAAACGAGCGATGCTTGAAAAGAATTTTCAAGAAAAAAATACCAATATCATCAAAGCCCAGAACATTGTGCAGGAACTGCGCGCTACGCTGGATCTTGATATTGAAATCTCAAAAAATATGGATCAGTTATATGAATATATGTATACGCGCTTGGTTGAAGCCAATACAAAAAATGATGTAGAGATATTAGAAGAAGTCGAAGCCTATACACGCGACATGCGCGATACGTGGAAAGAGGCAATGGGGCTCGCAAAAGGAAAATAA
- the flgM gene encoding flagellar biosynthesis anti-sigma factor FlgM translates to MNIDKTTGSSFIQSYQKQLQATQAAKNKPVQKEDQVQISSQAKEMFVKTNEVDAARQEKINLLKAQIESGDYVNNSEKVADKVFQFWFGK, encoded by the coding sequence ATGAATATAGACAAAACGACAGGTTCATCCTTTATTCAATCTTATCAAAAACAACTGCAAGCCACTCAGGCAGCAAAAAACAAGCCGGTACAAAAGGAAGATCAAGTGCAAATTTCAAGCCAGGCAAAAGAAATGTTCGTAAAAACGAACGAAGTTGATGCGGCGAGACAAGAAAAAATCAATTTATTAAAAGCCCAGATCGAATCCGGAGACTATGTGAACAATTCGGAAAAAGTAGCCGACAAAGTGTTTCAGTTCTGGTTCGGCAAGTAG
- the fliD gene encoding flagellar filament capping protein FliD, with the protein MRIGGLASGIDTDSLIKEMMAVQKMPLDKLTQQKTFTEWQQSAMREKNLAFSTLRTSASNLRFQSSFNAYSATSSNPSSATVETTAKAVSGSYSVKVISLATAAKFNSTEAVMKSATEKAKSTDVIGLAGTIKISNGAGETSVPITADMTFEKVAKAIQDATIGGKPELRANFDNTTSRFFISSKEMGADQNFKMTFDGADPAAAKALADKVINNGAVEMTTDTAKYGAIEFDGVKIENLITNKTTVNGLIINMVAASTTASTITVQSNPEKPLEMIKNFVESYNKTIADLEKQLVEKRYPDFKPLSDEQKKDMSDKEIELWEEKARSGLLRNDPLLKKAVQDLRRAFMDEVGEIPDGNFKHLSQIGINTGAYTEGGKLFINEAKLKEALTNKPDEVMNLFVYKNAAGDGVGVGDKVYAKLNEIVSKLSGQAGSLSSSVDNSTISKKIKQMNQEITRWQDKLVRIEDRYWKQFTAMEKAMSQMNSQSTWMQQNMFGGA; encoded by the coding sequence TTGCGAATAGGCGGTTTAGCATCAGGGATCGACACGGATTCGTTAATCAAAGAAATGATGGCAGTACAAAAAATGCCATTAGACAAATTAACTCAGCAAAAAACATTCACCGAATGGCAGCAGTCAGCAATGCGCGAAAAGAACTTAGCATTTTCCACATTGCGTACAAGCGCTAGCAACTTGCGATTCCAGTCTTCTTTTAATGCTTATAGTGCAACATCTTCAAATCCATCAAGTGCTACGGTAGAGACTACGGCTAAAGCAGTAAGCGGTTCTTATTCAGTAAAAGTTATTAGCCTAGCGACTGCAGCGAAATTCAATTCAACCGAAGCTGTTATGAAATCAGCAACAGAGAAGGCAAAATCTACAGACGTGATCGGCCTTGCGGGTACAATTAAAATTTCAAATGGAGCTGGAGAAACATCTGTTCCTATTACTGCTGACATGACCTTTGAAAAAGTTGCAAAAGCAATCCAAGATGCCACAATAGGCGGAAAACCGGAACTGCGTGCTAATTTTGACAACACAACATCAAGATTTTTCATTTCTTCTAAAGAGATGGGGGCAGACCAGAACTTTAAGATGACATTTGATGGTGCGGATCCAGCAGCAGCTAAAGCTTTAGCTGACAAAGTGATCAATAATGGAGCAGTTGAAATGACAACAGATACTGCGAAATATGGAGCGATCGAGTTCGATGGTGTGAAGATCGAAAATTTGATCACGAATAAAACAACAGTCAATGGCTTAATAATCAATATGGTCGCAGCGAGTACTACTGCATCTACAATCACCGTACAATCAAATCCAGAAAAGCCACTCGAAATGATCAAGAATTTTGTGGAAAGCTATAACAAGACCATCGCTGATTTAGAAAAGCAGCTAGTGGAAAAACGTTATCCTGATTTTAAGCCTTTATCAGACGAGCAAAAGAAAGATATGTCTGATAAAGAAATCGAACTATGGGAAGAAAAAGCGAGAAGCGGGTTACTACGAAATGATCCACTTTTGAAGAAAGCTGTACAAGACTTGCGCCGTGCCTTCATGGATGAAGTAGGAGAAATTCCGGATGGGAACTTCAAACATCTTTCGCAAATCGGTATTAATACAGGCGCGTATACAGAAGGTGGAAAACTATTTATTAACGAAGCTAAGTTAAAAGAAGCGTTAACGAATAAACCCGATGAAGTGATGAATTTATTTGTTTATAAAAATGCTGCTGGCGATGGAGTAGGCGTTGGCGATAAGGTGTATGCGAAACTCAACGAAATTGTTTCAAAACTAAGTGGTCAAGCCGGTAGTCTATCAAGCTCAGTCGACAACAGTACTATTTCCAAAAAAATTAAACAAATGAACCAAGAAATTACTCGCTGGCAAGATAAGCTTGTCCGAATTGAAGACCGCTACTGGAAACAGTTCACGGCTATGGAAAAAGCGATGAGCCAAATGAATTCGCAAAGCACGTGGATGCAGCAAAATATGTTTGGTGGCGCATAA
- a CDS encoding glucosaminidase domain-containing protein encodes MTSPISSNWLNNMAMTSMAQAMPSINQMGPSMNQVGSGMNANSMFMMLLQAAMQGAQTANASVPQMQQPIVNNQFFIQMPASFNPAISPDASPTVETKGANGKPIDMSQAPGTTNTGSANGLEFKPAQFMKMDSTLGGKLSGTAVHFINAGKKYNIDPNLLTAIAKHETGNGSSRAVNEKNNVAGMMGKNGLRSYGSVEESIFDMARNLRQNYLDQGKNTIAEIGAKYAPVGAANDPTGLNNHWTKGVSRNFNNIG; translated from the coding sequence ATGACTAGTCCAATTTCTTCTAACTGGTTAAATAACATGGCAATGACGTCGATGGCACAAGCAATGCCTTCTATAAATCAAATGGGACCTTCTATGAACCAAGTGGGAAGCGGCATGAACGCCAACTCTATGTTCATGATGCTGCTTCAGGCAGCTATGCAAGGAGCCCAAACCGCAAACGCAAGTGTTCCTCAAATGCAGCAACCGATTGTTAATAATCAATTTTTCATTCAAATGCCTGCTTCTTTTAATCCTGCAATTTCGCCTGACGCATCACCGACAGTCGAAACGAAAGGGGCGAACGGAAAGCCAATTGATATGAGCCAGGCTCCAGGAACTACAAACACAGGGAGTGCAAACGGACTTGAATTTAAGCCTGCTCAGTTTATGAAAATGGATAGTACGTTAGGCGGCAAACTTAGCGGGACGGCCGTTCACTTTATCAATGCGGGGAAAAAATACAACATCGATCCGAATTTGCTAACAGCGATTGCGAAACACGAGACTGGCAATGGAAGTTCCCGAGCGGTCAACGAGAAAAACAATGTCGCTGGCATGATGGGCAAGAACGGCTTACGAAGCTACGGTTCTGTTGAAGAAAGTATTTTTGATATGGCCCGCAACTTGCGCCAAAATTATTTAGACCAAGGAAAAAACACGATTGCTGAAATTGGAGCTAAGTACGCTCCGGTCGGTGCAGCGAATGATCCAACTGGACTGAACAACCACTGGACAAAAGGTGTCTCGCGAAATTTCAATAATATAGGGTGA